The Capra hircus breed San Clemente unplaced genomic scaffold, ASM170441v1, whole genome shotgun sequence genome includes the window gttgcttaagAACTTGGCTCTGTCCCaaacccaaccaaaaaaaaaagaactgcatcTGTCCAGCGGGAAGGCTGACTTTTTTGACCATTATGGTGGGGTCCATTACTGACAACTTAGGTTCTCTGATAACTGTCTTTTACCTTACAGGCATTAATGAGTGCAATGACCCTACGCTCAGTGGTTGTAACCAAAAACTGCACAGATACCTTAACCAGTTTCTATTGTTCTTGTAACCCTGGTTACAAGCTGTTGTCTGACAAGAGGACTTGTGTTGATATTGATGAATGCAAGGAGACACCCTTCATCTG containing:
- the LOC108635506 gene encoding low-density lipoprotein receptor-related protein 2-like gives rise to the protein MRKDVALMSAMTLRSVVVTKNCTDTLTSFYCSCNPGYKLLSDKRTCVDIDECKETPFICSQKCENLPGTYICKCAPGYIREPDGKTCRQNSNIGLISFLATVTI